The proteins below are encoded in one region of Shewanella algae:
- the ampE gene encoding beta-lactamase regulator AmpE, with protein sequence MALFSLLVAIIVERLKLLPARWQLDSGLRWYQKQMFTDSQLGTVGGMILALLLPAVTVAVALWVVNGWFWGLPSLLLWVALAVVCFSHQYQRRLFKRYVQAACRGDVQASFHFAGELDCSECLDAVSERELGSRVGQSVAWLNYRYYGAVALFLILFGPVGAVFYCSVRFFDERRQRLGKEWPVVHTLLYWLDWLPARIIGFGYVLCGHFSNAFPRWCQLALSLDSKPREIVTEVALAAETLPEDEDVPVSVQSTLALLALSKRNSTLLITILSLLTIFGLVS encoded by the coding sequence ATGGCACTGTTTTCCCTGTTGGTCGCAATTATTGTTGAACGTTTGAAGCTCTTGCCTGCCCGCTGGCAGTTGGACAGCGGGCTGCGCTGGTATCAAAAGCAGATGTTTACCGACAGCCAGTTGGGTACTGTGGGCGGTATGATACTGGCGCTGCTATTGCCTGCCGTGACAGTGGCAGTGGCACTATGGGTAGTGAATGGATGGTTCTGGGGTTTGCCTTCGCTGCTGTTGTGGGTGGCGCTGGCGGTAGTGTGTTTTTCCCATCAGTATCAAAGACGCCTGTTTAAGCGTTATGTGCAGGCTGCCTGCCGTGGTGATGTGCAGGCCAGTTTTCATTTTGCCGGTGAGCTGGATTGCAGTGAGTGCCTTGATGCGGTCAGCGAGCGTGAGCTGGGCAGTCGGGTGGGGCAGAGCGTAGCCTGGCTCAACTATCGTTATTATGGCGCCGTCGCGTTGTTCCTTATCTTGTTTGGCCCTGTAGGCGCCGTGTTTTATTGCAGCGTGCGTTTTTTTGATGAAAGGCGTCAGCGCCTTGGCAAAGAGTGGCCCGTGGTACATACCCTGCTGTATTGGCTCGACTGGTTGCCGGCACGGATAATAGGCTTTGGCTATGTGCTGTGCGGCCATTTCAGCAATGCTTTTCCCCGTTGGTGCCAACTGGCGTTGAGTCTGGACTCTAAGCCGAGAGAAATAGTGACAGAAGTGGCTCTTGCCGCCGAAACCCTGCCGGAAGATGAAGATGTGCCGGTTTCAGTACAATCTACCTTGGCACTGCTGGCTCTCAGTAAGCGCAACTCGACCTTGCTGATCACTATTTTGTCGCTGTTGACCATCTTTGGTCTGGTCAGTTAA
- the pdhR gene encoding pyruvate dehydrogenase complex transcriptional repressor PdhR, with product MAYSKISQPKISDVIMNQLEQMILEGSLQPGQKLPPERELALQFEVSRPSLREAIQKLEAKGLLLRRQGGGTYVKEQLWQSLADPIVELMQGDPESQYDLLEFRHATEGMMAYFAALRGTDADMQNIKRMIQEVEDAEGIEAQAAAIVHFYRAVAEASHNVAMLHLVLSLTPVLHQNVAQNLELLSRREEASSMANEHRRALLAAIVRRDPEAAREASNDHLSYIEEVMLSVREEDSRLQRSLRRLKSGV from the coding sequence ATGGCTTATAGCAAAATCAGTCAGCCAAAGATTTCTGACGTCATCATGAATCAGTTGGAACAGATGATCCTTGAAGGCAGCCTACAGCCGGGTCAGAAGTTACCTCCTGAGCGCGAGTTGGCGTTGCAATTTGAAGTCTCCCGCCCCTCACTGCGGGAAGCGATTCAAAAGCTGGAAGCCAAAGGATTACTGCTGCGCCGTCAGGGCGGTGGTACCTACGTCAAAGAACAGTTATGGCAGAGTCTTGCCGATCCCATAGTCGAACTTATGCAGGGTGATCCGGAGAGTCAATACGACTTGCTGGAGTTCCGTCATGCCACCGAAGGCATGATGGCCTATTTTGCCGCCCTGCGCGGAACAGACGCCGATATGCAGAATATCAAGCGGATGATCCAGGAAGTGGAAGACGCCGAGGGTATCGAAGCGCAAGCCGCTGCCATTGTGCATTTTTACCGGGCAGTGGCCGAGGCATCACACAATGTTGCCATGCTGCATCTGGTACTGAGTTTAACTCCTGTGCTGCATCAAAATGTGGCGCAAAACCTGGAGCTTCTGAGCCGTCGCGAAGAAGCTTCTTCCATGGCAAATGAACATAGGCGGGCCCTGTTGGCCGCAATTGTTCGCCGCGATCCCGAAGCCGCGCGTGAAGCATCCAATGACCACTTGAGTTATATCGAGGAAGTCATGTTGTCGGTACGGGAAGAAGATAGCCGGTTGCAGCGTAGCCTGCGCCGTTTGAAGAGCGGCGTGTAG
- the ampD gene encoding 1,6-anhydro-N-acetylmuramyl-L-alanine amidase AmpD: MYGYSSQESEHLAHKLWVEGWYKEAEPSPSPHFNHRPNGEVSLLVIHNISLPAGRFGLPYIEQLFLGTLDIEADASFAGLKGLEVSAHFLIRRDGELRQFVSVDQRAWHAGVSNFEGRSGCNDFAVGIELEGTDDSGFTEEQYHKLITLTQSLQQAYPDITKERIVGHSDIAPGRKTDPGPGFDWQRYLQAL, from the coding sequence ATGTATGGTTATTCGAGTCAGGAGAGTGAGCATTTGGCGCATAAGCTATGGGTTGAAGGCTGGTATAAAGAGGCTGAGCCTAGCCCTTCACCTCACTTTAATCACAGGCCCAATGGCGAGGTGAGCCTTTTGGTAATCCATAATATCAGTCTGCCGGCCGGCCGCTTTGGTTTGCCTTATATAGAGCAGCTATTTTTGGGTACTCTGGACATTGAGGCCGATGCCAGTTTCGCCGGGCTGAAAGGACTGGAAGTTTCGGCACATTTTCTGATTCGCCGTGATGGTGAGTTGCGCCAATTTGTTTCTGTGGATCAGCGCGCCTGGCACGCCGGGGTATCGAACTTTGAAGGTCGCAGCGGCTGCAATGATTTTGCCGTTGGTATAGAGCTGGAGGGCACAGATGATTCCGGCTTTACCGAAGAGCAGTATCATAAACTTATTACCCTGACCCAGAGTTTGCAGCAGGCTTACCCGGATATCACCAAAGAGAGAATAGTGGGTCACAGCGATATCGCGCCGGGGCGCAAGACAGACCCAGGCCCGGGATTTGATTGGCAAAGATATTTACAGGCGTTGTGA
- the aceE gene encoding pyruvate dehydrogenase (acetyl-transferring), homodimeric type produces the protein MSENMLQDLDPLETQEWVESLQAVLEQEGPERAHYLLEKLIEKARRNGTHLPYTATTAYLNTIPAGQEPHMPGNQEMERRIRAIVRWNALAMVLRGSKKDLELGGHISSFSSSATIYDVCFNHFFRAPNEKDGGDLVYFQGHIAPGIYARSFLEGRLSEEQLANFRQEVDGKGLSSYPHPKLMPDYWQFPTVSMGLGPIQAIYQARFLKYLTDRGIKDCSEQTVYCFLGDGECDEPEALGAIGLAAREELDNLVFIVNCNLQRLDGPVRGNGKIIQELEGEFRGAGWEVVKVIWGRYWDPLLARDTSGKLLQLMNETVDGEYQNCKAKGGAWTREHFFGKYPETAEMVANMSDDDIWRLNRGGHDPVKIYAALDKAKKTKGRPTVILAKTVKGYGLGDAGEGKNIAHNVKKMDIEAIRHFRDRFNIPIPDDKLEEIPFYHPGPDSEEVKYLKERREALMGYLPARRQKFSEELQVPSLKIFDAILKGSNGREISSTMAFVRVLTALLKDKGIGKKIVPIIPDEARTFGMEGLFRQVGIYAHEGQKYVPQDADQVAYYREDKSGQVLQEGINELGAMSSWVSAATSYSVNDTPMIPFYIYYSMFGFQRIGDLAWAAGDMRARGFLVGGTSGRTTLNGEGLQHQDGHSHILANTIPNCISYDPTYGYEIAVIVQDGIRRMYGEDQEDIFYYLTTMNENYVQPEMPQGVEEGIVKGIYKLESVAGSGKGKVQLMGCGTILEQVRKAAQALAKDFGISTDVFSVTSFNELARDGQAVERWNMLHPTETAKVPYVSTVLAKDAPAIVATDYMKIYGEQLRAYVPCDYKVLGTDGFGRSDSRANLRHHFEVDAKFIVVAALKSLVDRNELPVDVLAKTIAEYGIDADKIDPQHA, from the coding sequence ATGTCTGAAAATATGCTACAAGACTTGGATCCGTTAGAGACACAGGAATGGGTAGAATCCCTGCAGGCCGTATTGGAGCAGGAAGGTCCCGAACGTGCTCATTACCTGTTGGAAAAGCTGATCGAAAAGGCTCGCCGTAACGGTACTCACCTGCCTTACACTGCCACTACTGCTTACCTGAATACCATTCCTGCCGGGCAAGAACCCCATATGCCGGGCAATCAGGAGATGGAACGTCGCATTCGCGCCATTGTGCGTTGGAACGCGTTGGCCATGGTACTGCGTGGTTCCAAGAAAGATCTGGAGCTTGGTGGTCATATTTCCAGTTTCTCATCCAGTGCCACTATCTATGATGTGTGCTTTAACCACTTCTTCCGTGCTCCCAACGAGAAAGATGGCGGCGACCTGGTTTACTTCCAGGGCCACATTGCCCCCGGCATCTATGCCCGCTCTTTCCTCGAAGGTCGTCTGAGCGAAGAACAGCTGGCCAACTTCCGTCAGGAAGTGGATGGCAAAGGCCTGTCCTCCTATCCGCATCCCAAGCTGATGCCTGACTACTGGCAGTTCCCTACGGTTTCCATGGGGCTGGGTCCTATCCAGGCCATCTATCAGGCGCGCTTCCTCAAGTACCTGACTGACCGTGGCATTAAGGATTGCTCCGAGCAAACAGTATATTGCTTCCTGGGCGATGGCGAGTGTGACGAGCCGGAAGCGCTGGGTGCCATCGGCCTGGCCGCTCGTGAAGAGCTGGATAACCTGGTGTTTATCGTTAACTGTAACTTGCAGCGTCTCGACGGCCCTGTGCGCGGTAACGGCAAGATCATCCAGGAGCTGGAAGGTGAATTCCGCGGCGCTGGTTGGGAAGTGGTCAAGGTTATCTGGGGTCGTTACTGGGATCCATTGCTGGCCCGTGACACCAGCGGCAAGCTGCTGCAACTGATGAACGAAACTGTTGACGGTGAATACCAGAACTGTAAAGCCAAAGGCGGAGCTTGGACCCGTGAACACTTCTTCGGTAAGTATCCTGAAACTGCCGAGATGGTAGCCAATATGTCAGACGATGACATCTGGCGCCTGAACCGCGGTGGCCACGATCCGGTGAAAATTTACGCCGCACTCGATAAAGCCAAGAAGACCAAGGGTCGCCCAACCGTGATCCTGGCCAAGACAGTCAAGGGCTATGGTCTGGGTGATGCCGGTGAAGGCAAGAACATTGCCCACAACGTCAAGAAGATGGATATTGAAGCCATTCGTCACTTCCGTGACCGCTTCAACATTCCAATCCCTGACGACAAGCTGGAAGAGATCCCCTTCTACCATCCTGGACCGGATTCCGAAGAGGTCAAATACCTCAAGGAACGCCGTGAGGCCCTGATGGGTTATCTGCCTGCCCGTCGGCAGAAGTTCAGCGAAGAGCTGCAAGTGCCTTCACTGAAGATTTTCGATGCGATTCTCAAAGGCTCCAACGGCCGTGAGATCTCTTCTACCATGGCCTTTGTGCGGGTATTGACCGCCTTGCTGAAAGACAAGGGCATAGGTAAGAAGATAGTACCTATCATCCCGGATGAGGCCCGTACCTTTGGTATGGAAGGTCTGTTCCGTCAAGTGGGTATTTACGCTCACGAAGGCCAGAAATATGTGCCTCAGGATGCGGATCAGGTTGCTTACTATCGTGAAGACAAGTCCGGTCAGGTACTGCAGGAAGGGATTAACGAGCTGGGCGCCATGTCCTCTTGGGTATCGGCTGCGACCAGCTACTCGGTCAATGATACGCCGATGATCCCTTTCTATATCTATTACTCCATGTTCGGTTTCCAGCGGATCGGCGATCTGGCCTGGGCCGCCGGCGACATGCGCGCCCGTGGCTTCCTGGTAGGTGGTACTTCCGGCCGGACTACACTGAACGGCGAAGGCTTGCAGCACCAGGATGGTCACAGCCACATTCTGGCCAACACCATTCCTAACTGCATCAGCTATGACCCAACCTATGGTTATGAGATTGCCGTTATCGTTCAGGATGGTATTCGCCGCATGTATGGTGAAGATCAGGAAGATATCTTCTACTACCTGACCACAATGAACGAGAACTATGTTCAGCCTGAAATGCCACAAGGCGTGGAAGAGGGCATAGTCAAGGGTATCTACAAGTTGGAAAGCGTTGCCGGTTCCGGCAAAGGCAAAGTCCAGCTGATGGGTTGCGGCACTATCCTCGAGCAAGTGCGCAAGGCGGCACAGGCGCTGGCGAAAGACTTCGGTATCAGCACCGATGTGTTCAGCGTTACCAGCTTCAACGAACTGGCGCGTGATGGCCAGGCGGTTGAGCGCTGGAACATGCTGCACCCAACAGAAACCGCCAAGGTGCCTTATGTGAGCACAGTGCTGGCCAAAGATGCGCCTGCCATTGTGGCGACCGATTACATGAAGATCTACGGCGAGCAGCTGCGCGCTTATGTGCCTTGTGACTACAAGGTGCTGGGTACCGACGGTTTCGGCCGCTCTGACAGCCGTGCCAACCTGCGTCACCACTTCGAAGTGGATGCCAAGTTCATCGTGGTTGCTGCGCTCAAGTCGCTGGTGGACCGTAACGAGCTGCCGGTAGATGTTCTGGCCAAGACCATTGCCGAATACGGCATCGACGCCGACAAGATCGACCCACAGCACGCGTAA